CAAAAAGGCCCCTTTCCGAATTTCGGGAAGGGGCCTTTTTGATAAGAACTTTAGGGATTAGAATTTAACTCCCACAGTTAAAAAGACATTATTTCTGGCCACCTTAGCTGTTGCTATTGGCTCTGAGAAATTATTAAGCTCATATGGTGCAAAAGTATTGGTAGTTTCTGTACGCTGATAAGCTACATCCACATAATACTGATTAACGCGGTAACCTAAACCTCCTGAATAATATTTTACATCAAATACGTTTTTATCATCGCTTTTATAAGGAGTACCATTTAAACCATAACCTGCTCTCAGACTAAAGTTGTCAATTCTGTATTCACCACCGATTCTGTAGTTAACAGCACTTTTATAATTCTGTTTGATATAGTCATTATTCTCTCCGATCAGTGCAGAATAGCCATCACTTACAGAAAGTTTAGTTGACTTATAATCAACGTAATCAATATCAGCACTGATTAATCCATTTTGTGCTATAATTACGCTACCTCCAAAAGATGCTTTATATGGAGTACGCAGATTATAATTGAAATTACTGTTGTATACATTATTAAGACGGGTATCTACTACTGCTCCGCCCTGAGAGAAACGGGTATTTAAAACTTCTGCATAATCTTCTTCTACGTGCATCCAGGTCGGAGCCTGAAAAGTAGCACCAAGTCTTACTTCATTAATTGGTTTGTAGATGATACCTATACGACCGTTAATCCCGGATCCTGTTGTATGCTGACTGGTTGAATAGGCCAGGTCATAGTTTCTGCCAACCTGAATATTTGGACGGGCTGGTACAGGTGCTCCCGGAGCCAGTGTATTAATGATTGTTCCCTGTTCTGTATAAACTCCATCATTAATATAACGCATATTGACAAAGCCGATACTTGCACCCAGGTACAGCTGGTTGGAGATGTTTATAGCTCCGGAGAAATTAAGCTCAGAAGTTGATCCTACTCTGCTTTCACTTTTACTCTGTTTATTGGTCTGGCTGGTTGCAGGTACGTAAGAAAGGTTATCACCACTTTTCTGATCGATCAGATAGTTATCGAACGCCATACCCGGAGCTCCGGCTAAATCAGGTTCCCGAACGCCATTGGCTCTTTCTGCAAAAGCATCTGCCATTGAACTGTTATTGTTTGTTCCTGCATAGCTAAAGTTACCTCCGAAATCATTATTTCTGTTAAAACCTATTCCCCAAACCACACTAAGCACTCCCTTATTTAAATTAGATCCTTTTGGTCTGACAACAGGATTGTACCAGACAACAGCTGCCTGATTAAGGTTTAAGCGGTTTTTAGTGTCTTTTGTGTTTTGGCCAAGAAAGCTTGCATCAGATTTGGTATTGTTGAATTCAGGAGTAACGCTAAATTCAGAACGGGTAAACATACCCAATCCGGCAGGGTTACCACCAATTGAGCTGATATCACCACCCAAACTTATTTGTGCATTACCTAAGCCTTTAAATCTTGCTGAACTACCATAATCAGTGCGGGAGAATCTTAATGCATCACCTGCATATGTGCCATTTTGAGCATAAATATTACCTGTAGTACCTACTATAGCTACCACCAGGAGTTGTACGAATTTTTTCATTTACAATGTTAGATTATTAATTACCACGTCCTCCGCGACCACCACCGCCGCCGCCGCCACCAGTTCTTCCGCCACCGCCGCCGCCATAATTGCCGCCTGAGTAAGATGGGGTATAAGAAGATCTTTCAGAACTCCTTTGAGGAGTGTAGCTCCGTGATCTGTCTGGTCTTGTAGAAGATTGAGAAGAAGATCTGGAAGTACCGTAACCATTACTTCTTGCGTTATAGCCTCTGTTGTAACTTGATGATCCGTTATTATATCCTGATGATCCGTCACCGCGTGATGATCTTCTGCCTGGTAAAGAATTGCCGTTAGCGTCATATCCTCTTGCACCGGAACCGTTGTAGTTACCTCTTCCGTAGTTGTAGTTATCACTTCCTCTGGCGTTTCTTGGTGCGTAAGTACTGTTATAACGTCTGCCATAATAGCCTCCGCCATAATAACCGCCACCCCAGTAGCCGCCGCCCCATAATCCACCACCATAATAGCCACCGCCCCACAGGCCGCCGTAACCACCGCCCCATCCCCAGGGAGAATAGAAAGGAGAGTAAAATCCGCTACCCCAGCCATATCCAAAGCCTAAACCCCATGAACTGCCGTAATAGCCATTACCAAACCCTAATCCAAAGCCTAAACCTGAGTAATAAGGAGAGTAACCATATCCGCCACCATAAAACCCATCATAATAGAAAGGATCATAGTAGCCTCTGTATGGACTGCCGTAATAAAATCTGTTGATACGTGAAGAATAATCCATGTCAGCATATAAATCACTGCTGCCATAATAATCATCACCATCATTATATCCGTCATTTACTGATTGTGATGAATAGGTACGCTCGGGGGCAGTATACTCTACCGCCCTTGCGGTTGATCCGTAAACGTCGTCATTATGACGAGTTTGCTGGGCCATTTGAGGAGCAGAACAGGAGGAGACGGCGAGTGCCGCTACAACCAGCATGCTGGAAAATAAATGGTTAGGTTTCATAATATGTGAGTTCTTTGTGTGTGTAAACAGTTTTTTTGTAGGCATAAATTTATAAATTTGTAGCCTAGCATGCAAGTTATTTAACACAATAAACGTTCCAAACAGTTATGAGCAAAGGTATTACAAGTAAAAACGAGGATTATTCCCAGTGGTATAACGACATTGTTATGAAAGCCGATCTGGCAGAACATTCCGCGGTAAAAGGATGTATGGTTATAAAGCCCTATGGCTATTCCATTTGGGAGAAAATGCAGGCTGTTTTGGATCAGAAATTTAAAGATACGGGGCACAGTAATGCCTATTTTCCTTTATTCATTCCTAAGTCATTTTTTTCTAAGGAAGCGGCGCACGTAGAAGGTTTTGCGACAGAATGTGCAGTTGTGACACATTACCGTCTTAAAAATGACGGAGAGGGCAATATTATTGTTGATCCTGAAGCTAAATTAGAAGAAGAACTGATTGTAAGACCAACTTCTGAAACCATTATATGGAACACTTTCAGAGGATGGGTGCAGTCTTACCGTGATTTACCTTTATTGATTAACCAATGGGCAAATGTGGTAAGATGGGAGATGCGTACACGTCTTTTTCTGCGTACGACAGAATTTTTATGGCAGGAAGGTCATACTGCTCATGCTACTTCTGAAGAAGCAGTTGCTGAAACCAAACAGATGCTTGAAGTATATGCAGATTTCGCTGAGAAATGGATGGCTTTGCCAGTCGTAAAAGGTGTGAAAACGGCTAATGAGCGTTTCGCAGGTGCACTGGATACTTATTGTATAGAGGCATTAATGCAGGATGGCAAGGCTTTACAGGCAGGTACTTCTCACTTTTTAGGACAGAATTTTGCTAAAGCTTTCGATGTAAAGTTTACCAACAAAGAAGGAAAAATTGATCATGTATGGGCAAGTTCATGGGGGGTATCTACCCGTATGATCGGTGCATTGATTATGGCACATAGTGATGATCAGGGATTGGTTCTTCCTCCAATGTTAGCGCCGATACAGGTAGTTATAGTGCCTATTTACAGAAATGATGAAGATTTTGATAACATTTCTGCTTATGTTAATGAACTGACACCAAAATTGAAAAAATTAGGTATCTCAGTAAAATATGACAACAGGGATTCTCAACGTCCGGGATTCAAATTTGCAGAATACGAATTGAAAGGTGTACCGGTTCGTCTGGCTATTGGTGGCCGGGATATGGAAAATGGCACTGTAGAATTAG
This portion of the Pedobacter lusitanus genome encodes:
- a CDS encoding OmpP1/FadL family transporter: MKKFVQLLVVAIVGTTGNIYAQNGTYAGDALRFSRTDYGSSARFKGLGNAQISLGGDISSIGGNPAGLGMFTRSEFSVTPEFNNTKSDASFLGQNTKDTKNRLNLNQAAVVWYNPVVRPKGSNLNKGVLSVVWGIGFNRNNDFGGNFSYAGTNNNSSMADAFAERANGVREPDLAGAPGMAFDNYLIDQKSGDNLSYVPATSQTNKQSKSESRVGSTSELNFSGAINISNQLYLGASIGFVNMRYINDGVYTEQGTIINTLAPGAPVPARPNIQVGRNYDLAYSTSQHTTGSGINGRIGIIYKPINEVRLGATFQAPTWMHVEEDYAEVLNTRFSQGGAVVDTRLNNVYNSNFNYNLRTPYKASFGGSVIIAQNGLISADIDYVDYKSTKLSVSDGYSALIGENNDYIKQNYKSAVNYRIGGEYRIDNFSLRAGYGLNGTPYKSDDKNVFDVKYYSGGLGYRVNQYYVDVAYQRTETTNTFAPYELNNFSEPIATAKVARNNVFLTVGVKF
- the proS gene encoding proline--tRNA ligase — translated: MSKGITSKNEDYSQWYNDIVMKADLAEHSAVKGCMVIKPYGYSIWEKMQAVLDQKFKDTGHSNAYFPLFIPKSFFSKEAAHVEGFATECAVVTHYRLKNDGEGNIIVDPEAKLEEELIVRPTSETIIWNTFRGWVQSYRDLPLLINQWANVVRWEMRTRLFLRTTEFLWQEGHTAHATSEEAVAETKQMLEVYADFAEKWMALPVVKGVKTANERFAGALDTYCIEALMQDGKALQAGTSHFLGQNFAKAFDVKFTNKEGKIDHVWASSWGVSTRMIGALIMAHSDDQGLVLPPMLAPIQVVIVPIYRNDEDFDNISAYVNELTPKLKKLGISVKYDNRDSQRPGFKFAEYELKGVPVRLAIGGRDMENGTVELARRDTGEKKTVSQEGLDTYILQLLDEIQENIYKKAFDYRKEHITIADTYAEFKELLDGKGGFISAHWDGTPETEQKIKEETKATIRCIPLDNKLEDGICIYSGKPSVQRVLFARAY